The DNA window GGGGGAAGGAAGGCGGAGAAGATGAGAAATGGATAGCCGAAATGGCTTCTCTCTTCCCCACTGGCCCCCCGTCATCTGACAGCGGAGTGTAGATAAAACGAGAAGCCAGCTGGGGCCTGTCTGTTTTAGCGGGAGAGACTATTCCACCGTAGCCACATGAACTGAGTCCAGATCAGCGGTATCCTCAAAGTGGCCGCGATAGGTGGATTCACTTCCTTCCAGATCGATACACCCTTCGATGGCACCGATGAGCTGCTCTCTGGAAAAGGGTTTTTCCAAGGCTCTGTCCGCACCAATCAAACCAGCTGATTTGAGAGAAAAGCTCGGATTGAGATGGAGAGAACCCCCTGAAATGGCGATGATGTGGGGCTGGTCGGTTTTTTGGGTACGGATGGCACGTATGGTCTCCAGACCATCCATCCGAGGCATGATGATGTCAGTGATCACCACATCTGCCGGATGGTTGCGAAAGGTGGCCATACCTTCCAACCCGTCCTCTGCCACCTCCACGGCATATCCGGCTCGTTCGAGCAAATTTTTAAGTCCTTCACGACAATCTGGATCGTCGTCAATAATGAGAATCTTTTTCATCTATATCCACATTTCAGGGTGAGTAACAGCCCCTGTTCCAGGTGACTGTTACAGGGGTCGGGCTCTACTTCCTTAGCGTCGGATCCCAACCCTTCTTTAAGAGAGACCTATGCTGAAAAGCCCTCAATGAGCAGTCATTTCCGAGACTCTCTGGTAGATCACACAGAAATAGGACACCACGTTTTGGGTTCAGGTTCCATAAGAATCTGATTTGTATTTGAATATTTTTTTTGGCGTCGGGAGGGGTTGTTGTTTGCCAGAAAAACAACGCAAAAATACTGCACAAACAATTCCGAAGTCATCCAGACGGCAACTTATGAATATTGCAGCAAAAAAAATTATCCGAACAAATTCAAGCGATGGGTGATCAACAGCGGTGCCTTCTTTACCGCCAAAAGATATCAGAGGGACTTTGGGTAAAATTTTTTTTCATTACGCCGGTTACGTGTATTTGTATTGTCACAACAAAGTCACAAACCAATCGTTTTGAAATGATGCTGAAGGCCCATCCCGCTTAAAGTGAAGCGTGGTTTGATTGGGGGTTGACCAGCCTGTTACGGGCCTGCCTCTGGGGCAACATTGGGTGGCTCGACGGGAGGGCGGCTTGATTGGGAGTGTTCCAGATTGGGCGTAAATCCCAGGCCACTAACTGGTATTTACGCCAGCGGTGGAACCATGGCAGCAAATTCAGTTATTCTTCGGGGTTAAATTTTCTTCAGATTATCCAGAAAAACAGGAGAACACTCGATGGGCCAGGCGCAAAAAAAACAGCTCATGATCAATCTGGGCATCGCCGGTCTAACCTACCTCGTCATCATGGGGGGCTACGTGCTGGTTGCGGGGGGGAGCTGGATCAGCCTGATCGTGGGGCTTCTGGCGGTACTGGCCGGTACAGGACTTACCACCTTCATGAATACCCAAAAATCAGGTGGAGGAGGTGGCGGTGGAGAGCTGGATGCGTTGGCTGCTCTGGCCGACGGCTATCTCACGGCCAGAGTCTCCTTGCCCGAAGGGGGAGGGGGGAACCGCCTGGGTCAGGAGATCAACCGCCTGGCTGAATCCCTGGAGAGCCTTATGCGGCGGATCGGGCTGAATGCGGGGAGTGTCACCGCCTGTGCCTCGGAGCTGGTCAAAATCCGCGACCTGGTGACCATTGACGCCCACGCTACCCGGCTGATCGTGGAAACGGTTTCCGAAGAGAATGGCAAGCTGGATCAGGAAATCAAGGCGGTCAAGGAGTCGATTCAACAAGTGGCTGGCCACATCGATTCCATCTCCGGCTCTGCCACTCAGGTTTCTGCTGATGTCAACACCATCGCCGCCGGCGCCGAAGAGGCGAGTGCCAACATCACGACCATGGCCTCCGCCGCTGAAGAAATCACTGCCAACATCAGTGGTGTGACCAGCTCTCTGGAGCGCGTGGATCAATCGGTCACCACGGTGGCATCCTCCATTCAGG is part of the Magnetococcales bacterium genome and encodes:
- a CDS encoding response regulator, which codes for MKKILIIDDDPDCREGLKNLLERAGYAVEVAEDGLEGMATFRNHPADVVITDIIMPRMDGLETIRAIRTQKTDQPHIIAISGGSLHLNPSFSLKSAGLIGADRALEKPFSREQLIGAIEGCIDLEGSESTYRGHFEDTADLDSVHVATVE